A segment of the Lycium ferocissimum isolate CSIRO_LF1 chromosome 10, AGI_CSIRO_Lferr_CH_V1, whole genome shotgun sequence genome:
CGTTGCTTATGGAGCATTGTCATCAAACAGAACTTTGTAAAACCGTTTCCTCTCTTCCGGATCAAATATGCCACCTAGATCTCCTCCTTCCTTATCTGGTTCTGATGTTTCGTCGCATTTTTGGTTCCTCCTTTTCTCTGGCTTTGGCATTATCATGCCTCTGTTCCTCTTCTTTTCTAAATTTAATAGATAATGTCTGCGGTTATATTCGTGGAGTCCCTCCTGCATTAATTCTCCAAACTTCTCCTTGACAACAATAAGAGGGTCCTTTTCGATCAGTTCAGACCCATTATATGCTTCCCTCAGAAGAACAGTATAGATCTGGTATCTGTTAGAAACATAGAATATTCCAGGATGTTTGAGCAGAAAAACATTTAGTTTCTCCGGTAAACATAATTCTCTTCTAAAATGGCTCAATTTGAAAATCGATGCTTTTTTCCACAAGGTCAATGACAGTAATTCATGCACCAGCCCTACTGTTCTCTTGTCCATTTCCTTTGAACCCTCGACTAAACCATCAACTCCAGCATAAGGTGAAATATACGGAGTAGAATTAAAATCTTCAAACCTTTCCCATGATTTAACCCAAGTCGGAGGCAACAAGCACGGAAAACATGGCTCTCGACCATCCTTTTTAGCCCGTTTTTCAATTGCAGAAATAGCCAAATCAGGATTCCAGGCTGTAAGCTCTATCTCCATCGAACTCCGTCTCCCAGTGAGGTTAACAACTCTAAATATCTGAGGGTACTTAGGTACAATTCTGAGCAAATAATCATCAGGAAATCCAAAATTTCTCCTCAGTTCATTAAGTTTCGTAACATTCAACCTTTGATCACGGGTCATCATCAACAACTTTGCTAATCGATCTGCATAAACCGGTTCTTGCATATCCTTTACAGACTCTTCCTCTtcactcaaaaacatcattcTTTTAGTCATCCCACAATAGTACTCATCATTTTCAAGGTAGACTTCAAAGCAACACGGGTATTTTTTAAGCCAATTTAGAGCTTTGCCTTGAAGATCAAGAGTCTTGAACttcttttgtaaatattttactGATGCAACCTGATTAGGACATCTCATAATAATGTTTTTAATCTGATTGTTCACTACCCATCGACGGTTTCTATGTAATGCAGCTTCAAGATCTGCATCTTTCTTCATTGACCACAGAGAAAAACTTCTCCCAATATGAAAATTAACCAAATTCAAGTGCCCTCTTTGGATTTTCATATAAATCAAAGTTGCCATTTCCAAATCACCACTTACACATGAAAATATCCACCAAAAACCCAATCTTGAAGCCAAATACTTAAATGGTTAGTGGGTTCAATGGtataaagttcaaattttggGTGCTATTACTGCCTCAGAAAAGCATATACAAGCAATATACGGAATATTCTCACATAAATCAGAGTTGTCATTCAGTTACACAAATACTCAAACAGTTGGTGGGTGTGAGTGGTATAAAGTTCAAATTCTGGGTGCTATCACTGCCCCTCATATAAAATCAATTTAGTTTGAGATTGAAGGGTATTAATAATATCGAGAACCCAATTGCTTAAATTTGTAgaatcatatcaaaatataaaccAAAGATGAAATCTTGCTTACTATAAACTTACAATTTTCTGCTCAATTTTCGGTGAGGCGACAGTAAGAACAGATATTTGCATTTGTATCCGTTTCTTGTTTTGCCTGAGACACCGAGTGCACAAATAGCCAATATTAGTGGCACTGTTTCAGATATAGTCAGTTTTTTcgaaattatttaatatttagCCCCCGTCCCATTCCCCATGGAAGACGCAAACCGATAAATTCTTTCGCTTGGTTAGACATTTATTTATGCgaatctattttttattttgaagggAGTCTtatctaaaaataaataaattattttactgaTAATTGATCTAGTTTAACATATTTAAGTAGCCTAAACAGTAGAGAAACGTCATCGTAAAAAACTAGACACGATTAAGACAAATGACAGAGTGTCATAGGTCTTTTTTAGTATAATTATAAGATTTGAGCTGTTGAGAGACCTGATTAGATATGACATTTAGAAGGCGATGTGATTTCTTTTTGATTTCTCATTCGATTTCGATATTCAATTAGGGTCCTGATTAATTTGAATTCACCACAGATGGCCATTAAAGGAGAAGGATAAGTTTTTGCACTAAGTGTCTCTCCTTGTGGCTGGTTTTAAAATATTGGCCCCATTTATCAATGAgctgaaatttttattttagcaCAAAACAACGAGAGACTACCGGTATACATTTACTAGTCTCTTGGCACGCCCCATACtaataagtaattttttttttatagaatgACATAAATATTAATTCAAGTTGATAAAAACATTAATAGcatttataatttcaattttaataatttcccTTAGTACTCATAGTCAAAAACTAATGGGAAAGTTTAAagacttgaattgaatattgaagtctTTCTTGATCTATAGAAAGATAATTAGGTGATCCGTGATCATGTTATAATAATAATGgtatttataattttcttaGAAGAAGTATTTGATACCATCACTAGGTCCCTTTTCGACAGTCATTGTGCATTCAATATCCATCAATTTGCTCTTCACCTCTACCTTTCTTTAGTGCCCTCATTTCATCTTCTATCTTCTGTCTTATCCACTTAACCAAATGTCATTAGACATTATCAACACTGCTTCTCAagacaaataataataataataataataataataataataattgagacTTTTATTGCTTACAATAtgataaatagaaaaaaataatacaaaggtaaagaaaatgagaaaaagataaaatggGAATATGACATGTTGGGTAATAGACTAATAGTATCCTCTTGATCTGTTGAACAATAGTAGTGCTGGTGCTGCAATACTGATGCAACAGAAAATATTACCAAAAGGAGATCTAAGAGATCAGTTCAATCGAAAATAGGTTAACCTTAATGGAGGAAAATAGTTGAAGAAGGGATTTAAACTAGAATGATTGAAACAGGAAAAACCTGAAAGTCTCATTCAGAGGATTAATAACAGGTCTTTAAGATGAGGCAAGAATACAATTTCATACTTTACTGTCAAACATAACATGTGATAACTTTTTGCACATCAATGATCAATAGAGACAatatttaactaaaaaaaaaaaacaaacatagCATATGATATCCTCTTTAAATAGCAAAAGTTCATATTTTCAACTTGAAAAGACTCGTTACATAACACCAAAAGGAAGACAATCTATAGCTCCAAGCTATTAATTAACTCACAATTTCACACAATATTTGCTTTGCTCACACACATACCCTTATTTGGACTGTTTTTTTTGTGAATCATTTCAAAACAACTCTAAATCATGTACAAGTTTCTCTGTCATTAGCAGAATTAAGACTTTCTCTAAGATCTTCTCCACCCTTGAGATAATTGTTACAATCTGAATTTGGAATGAATCAAAGCGAACTGAGAAGGAATATGATATGTAGTCAAGGAAGAATAGAAAAAACAGATAGAAACTAAGAGCTAAACTAAGGCTATTGCTATTTCATTTTCTCAAAGTTGGATCACAATGGGATGAAAAGATATTATTTATAGACCTTGATGTACCAAAGAAGCTAAAATGCATTGTTTTTGCTCTCTAAGCTGAACAATTTGTGCACCAACATATCTCCAACCAAACTGATATGTTTCACTTAGAGCAAGCATAGTTTTCTGTATGACATCTACGAAGATTTGATCTCAAATCAGGAAGAGctttcctttgattttttttaagaaaagcaAACAGTAAATTATAGTTTGTGCACATTTGATACATGAACAGAAGGAAGgggggaaaaaaggaaagagaactTAAAAAAATTTCGTCTGTTCAACCATGCAGCTCCAACTTTTTGCAATGCAACTTAATACTCATCTGCAGCCTCTTCTTATCTCCATTCCTTTCAGATTCTTCTGAATATCAATGacttcaatttcttttgttgAACTTTGATCATGACCACTTTGATTTTGAAGCAGCAGATGTATTC
Coding sequences within it:
- the LOC132033909 gene encoding protein WHAT'S THIS FACTOR 1 homolog, chloroplastic gives rise to the protein MATLIYMKIQRGHLNLVNFHIGRSFSLWSMKKDADLEAALHRNRRWVVNNQIKNIIMRCPNQVASVKYLQKKFKTLDLQGKALNWLKKYPCCFEVYLENDEYYCGMTKRMMFLSEEEESVKDMQEPVYADRLAKLLMMTRDQRLNVTKLNELRRNFGFPDDYLLRIVPKYPQIFRVVNLTGRRSSMEIELTAWNPDLAISAIEKRAKKDGREPCFPCLLPPTWVKSWERFEDFNSTPYISPYAGVDGLVEGSKEMDKRTVGLVHELLSLTLWKKASIFKLSHFRRELCLPEKLNVFLLKHPGIFYVSNRYQIYTVLLREAYNGSELIEKDPLIVVKEKFGELMQEGLHEYNRRHYLLNLEKKRNRGMIMPKPEKRRNQKCDETSEPDKEGGDLGGIFDPEERKRFYKVLFDDNAP